A window of Solanum stenotomum isolate F172 chromosome 3, ASM1918654v1, whole genome shotgun sequence contains these coding sequences:
- the LOC125860055 gene encoding probable calcium-binding protein CML41, with amino-acid sequence MESIRLSKSFSFSSHYKNLRVILPRLRSKSSNSSQSSPRTPKSSKNISRRNSSREDEFREVFRHFDTDNDGKISAFELRAYFGSIGEHMSHEDAQEIVDELDTDGDNFINFEDFNKLLMQKEGSSEEDESLKSAFEMYELEKGCGRITPKSLQRVLSRLGDSKSYDECVTMIQVYDIDGNGELDYHEFRQMMTT; translated from the exons ATGGAATCAATTAGACTATCAAAATCTTTTAGTTTCTCTTCACATTATAAAAACCTTAGGGTAATTTTACCTAGGCTTAGATCAAAGTCTTCAAATTCAAGCCAAAGTTCTCCAAGAACtccaaaatcatcaaaaaacaTATCACGACGAAATTCATCTAGAGAAGATGAGTTTAGAGAAGTATTTCGTCATTTTGACACCGATAACGATG GTAAAATATCGGCTTTCGAGCTAAGAGCGTATTTTGGATCCATAGGAGAACACATGTCACATGAAGATGCTCAAGAAATCGTAGATGAACTCGATACGGATGGtgataatttcataaattttgaagattttaataAGTTGTTGATGCAAAAAGAAGGAAGTAGTGAAGAGGATGAATCGTTAAAGTCAGCATTTGAGATGTATGAACTTGAAAAAGGTTGTGGTCGGATTACACCTAAAAGTTTACAGAGAGTTTTAAGTCGTTTAGGGGATTCAAAATCTTACGACGAATGTGTTACTATGATCCAAGTATATGACATTGATGGTAACGGGGAACTTGATTATCATGAATTTCGCCAAATGATGACgacttaa
- the LOC125860054 gene encoding inositol monophosphatase 2: protein MRQNDSVEEFVDVAIEAAKKAGEIIRRGFYKSKHVEHKGVVDLVTETDKACEDLIFNHLKQCFPSHKFIGEETTAAASGDFELTDEPTWIVDPLDGTTNFVHGFPFVCVSIGLTIEKKPVVGVVYNPIIDEIFTAIDGRGAFLNGKPIKVSSESQLIKALVATEVGTNRDKAIVDATTGRINRLLFKVRSLRMSGSCALNLCGVACGRLDLFYEIEFGGPWDVAAGALIVKEAGGLVLDPSGSEFDLTARRVAATNPHLKDAFINALNESE from the coding sequence atgaGGCAAAACGATTCAGTTGAAGAGTTTGTTGATGTTGCAATTGAAGCAGCTAAGAAAGCTGGAGAGATAATTCGTCGTGGATTCTACAAGAGTAAGCATGTTGAGCACAAAGGAGTTGTTGATTTAGTAACAGAGACTGATAAGGCATGTgaagatttaatttttaatcatCTAAAGCAATGTTTTCCCAGTCATAAGTTTATTGGTGAAGAAACAACTGCTGCTGCTTCTGGAGATTTTGAGCTGACTGATGAACCAACTTGGATAGTTGATCCACTTGACGGAACGACCAACTTTGTGCACGGGTTTCCTTTTGTTTGCGTATCTATCGGTCTCACAATTGAAAAGAAACCAGTGGTTGGTGTTGTTTACAACCCAATTATTGATGAGATTTTCACTGCAATCGATGGGAGAGGTGCTTTTCTTAACGGGAAGCCTATTAAAGTATCTTCAGAGTCTCAACTTATAAAGGCTCTTGTTGCTACAGAGGTTGGAACAAACAGGGATAAGGCAATTGTAGATGCTACTACAGGGAGAATCAATAGATTGCTTTTCAAGGTTAGGTCCCTCAGGATGTCTGGTTCTTGTGCATTAAATCTATGTGGAGTGGCGTGTGGAAGGCTTGATCTCTTctatgaaattgaatttggtgGTCCTTGGGATGTCGCAGCTGGTGCTCTCATAGTCAAAGAAGCTGGAGGACTCGTGCTTGATCCATCTGGTTCCGAATTTGACCTCACAGCTCGACGGGTAGCTGCTACAAACCCTCATCTCAAGGACGCTTTTATCAACGCCTTGAATGAATCAGAATGA
- the LOC125860051 gene encoding probable arabinosyltransferase ARAD1 isoform X2: protein MYDLRMKYNVGMFKGPHYDGPPVTIETLPEFPHYTGLRRQHTVEYWMLASLLYPENGTRQQEAVRVLNPDSADVFFVPFFSSLSYDTYHNQGNETESKFDDQLQAEIVDFLQKSKYWKRSAGRDHVIPMQHPNAFKHYRDKVNAAIFVVADFGRPSPSVSNLRKDVVAPYGHVVETFEADDLSDPYDSRRTLLFFRGKTKRKAEGKDRKQLEKILSGQKDVVFEANGVAEGGVIASTKGMRSSKFCLDPAGDTPSSCRLFDAIVSHCVPVIVSDKIELPYEDEIDYNKFSIFFSREEAKKEGYILDQLKRISKTKWLEMWRYVKNITHHFEYQYPPKNGDAVSMLWRQVKHKLPAVKLAVHRNRRLKVPDWWR from the exons ATGTACGATTTGCGGATGAAGTATAATGTTGGAATGTTTAAAGGCCCGCATTACGATGGTCCTCCAGTGACGATCGAGACTCTGCCGGAGTTTCCGCATTATACTGGGTTAAGGAGACAACACACCGTGGAGTATTGGATGCTGGCTTCGTTGTTGTATCCTGAAAATGGGACGAGGCAGCAAGAGGCGGTTAGGGTTTTGAATCCGGATTCAGCTGATGTGTTCTTtgtaccttttttttcttcgttGAGCTATGATACTTATCATAATCAGGGGAATGAGACAGAGTCGAAGTTTGATGATCAACTGCAG GCTGAAATTGTTGACTTCTTACAAAAATCTAAATATTGGAAGAGGTCTGCTGGTCGAGATCATGTGATACCAATGCAACATCCAAATGCTTTCAAACATTACCGGGATAAGGTAAATGCTGCTATCTTCGTCGTAGCAGATTTTGGTCGGCCTTCTCCATCTGTGTCTAATTTGAGGAAAGATGTTGTGGCCCCATATGGACATGTGGTTGAAACTTTTGAAGCTGACGACTTGTCAGACCCATATGATTCTCGCAGAACACTCCTTTTCTTCCGGGGGAAGACAAAGAGAAAAGCT GAAGGGAAAGACCGTAAGCAGCTGGAAAAGATATTAAGTGGTCAAAAGGATGTTGTTTTTGAAGCAAATGGAGTCGCAGAGGGAGGTGTAATTGCA TCTACCAAGGGGATGCGTTCGTCAAAGTTCTGTCTAGATCCAGCAGGGGATACCCCATCATCTTGCCGCCTTTTTGATGCTATAGTTAGTCATTGTGTCCCTGTAATTGTGAGTGACAAAATTGAGCTACCTTATGAGGATGAAATAGACTACAACAAGTTCTCTATCTTCTTCTCACGCGAGGAGGCAAAGAAAGAAGGCTACATACTTGATCAGCTCAAGAGgatttctaaaacaaaatggCTTGAAATGTGGAGATATGTTAAGAACATTACACATCATTTTGAGTATCAGTACCCTCCAAAGAATGGCGATGCTGTAAGCATGCTATGGAGGCAAGTGAAGCACAAGCTTCCTGCTGTAAAACTTGCTGTACATAGAAACAGGAGGCTTAAAGTGCCAGATTGGTGGAGATAG
- the LOC125860051 gene encoding probable arabinosyltransferase ARAD1 isoform X1 produces the protein MSSKYFVCFTIFILFIFASIFYSGRTIDYRSKFLIFTSLPPSNATPCSSSATQPRRRPLNVYMYDLRMKYNVGMFKGPHYDGPPVTIETLPEFPHYTGLRRQHTVEYWMLASLLYPENGTRQQEAVRVLNPDSADVFFVPFFSSLSYDTYHNQGNETESKFDDQLQAEIVDFLQKSKYWKRSAGRDHVIPMQHPNAFKHYRDKVNAAIFVVADFGRPSPSVSNLRKDVVAPYGHVVETFEADDLSDPYDSRRTLLFFRGKTKRKAEGKDRKQLEKILSGQKDVVFEANGVAEGGVIASTKGMRSSKFCLDPAGDTPSSCRLFDAIVSHCVPVIVSDKIELPYEDEIDYNKFSIFFSREEAKKEGYILDQLKRISKTKWLEMWRYVKNITHHFEYQYPPKNGDAVSMLWRQVKHKLPAVKLAVHRNRRLKVPDWWR, from the exons aTGAGTAGTAAGTATTTTGTGTGCTTCacaatattcattttattcatCTTCGCATCTATCTTCTACAGTGGTCGTACCATTGATTACAGATCCAAATTTCTGATTTTCACATCCCTGCCACCGAGTAACGCTACGCCCTGCAGCAGCAGCGCTACTCAACCGCGGCGGCGGCCACTCAATGTTTATATGTACGATTTGCGGATGAAGTATAATGTTGGAATGTTTAAAGGCCCGCATTACGATGGTCCTCCAGTGACGATCGAGACTCTGCCGGAGTTTCCGCATTATACTGGGTTAAGGAGACAACACACCGTGGAGTATTGGATGCTGGCTTCGTTGTTGTATCCTGAAAATGGGACGAGGCAGCAAGAGGCGGTTAGGGTTTTGAATCCGGATTCAGCTGATGTGTTCTTtgtaccttttttttcttcgttGAGCTATGATACTTATCATAATCAGGGGAATGAGACAGAGTCGAAGTTTGATGATCAACTGCAG GCTGAAATTGTTGACTTCTTACAAAAATCTAAATATTGGAAGAGGTCTGCTGGTCGAGATCATGTGATACCAATGCAACATCCAAATGCTTTCAAACATTACCGGGATAAGGTAAATGCTGCTATCTTCGTCGTAGCAGATTTTGGTCGGCCTTCTCCATCTGTGTCTAATTTGAGGAAAGATGTTGTGGCCCCATATGGACATGTGGTTGAAACTTTTGAAGCTGACGACTTGTCAGACCCATATGATTCTCGCAGAACACTCCTTTTCTTCCGGGGGAAGACAAAGAGAAAAGCT GAAGGGAAAGACCGTAAGCAGCTGGAAAAGATATTAAGTGGTCAAAAGGATGTTGTTTTTGAAGCAAATGGAGTCGCAGAGGGAGGTGTAATTGCA TCTACCAAGGGGATGCGTTCGTCAAAGTTCTGTCTAGATCCAGCAGGGGATACCCCATCATCTTGCCGCCTTTTTGATGCTATAGTTAGTCATTGTGTCCCTGTAATTGTGAGTGACAAAATTGAGCTACCTTATGAGGATGAAATAGACTACAACAAGTTCTCTATCTTCTTCTCACGCGAGGAGGCAAAGAAAGAAGGCTACATACTTGATCAGCTCAAGAGgatttctaaaacaaaatggCTTGAAATGTGGAGATATGTTAAGAACATTACACATCATTTTGAGTATCAGTACCCTCCAAAGAATGGCGATGCTGTAAGCATGCTATGGAGGCAAGTGAAGCACAAGCTTCCTGCTGTAAAACTTGCTGTACATAGAAACAGGAGGCTTAAAGTGCCAGATTGGTGGAGATAG
- the LOC125860051 gene encoding probable arabinosyltransferase ARAD1 isoform X3, with protein MSSKYFVCFTIFILFIFASIFYSGRTIDYRSKFLIFTSLPPSNATPCSSSATQPRRRPLNVYMYDLRMKYNVGMFKGPHYDGPPVTIETLPEFPHYTGLRRQHTVEYWMLASLLYPENGTRQQEAVRVLNPDSADVFFVPFFSSLSYDTYHNQGNETESKFDDQLQAEIVDFLQKSKYWKRSAGRDHVIPMQHPNAFKHYRDKEGKDRKQLEKILSGQKDVVFEANGVAEGGVIASTKGMRSSKFCLDPAGDTPSSCRLFDAIVSHCVPVIVSDKIELPYEDEIDYNKFSIFFSREEAKKEGYILDQLKRISKTKWLEMWRYVKNITHHFEYQYPPKNGDAVSMLWRQVKHKLPAVKLAVHRNRRLKVPDWWR; from the exons aTGAGTAGTAAGTATTTTGTGTGCTTCacaatattcattttattcatCTTCGCATCTATCTTCTACAGTGGTCGTACCATTGATTACAGATCCAAATTTCTGATTTTCACATCCCTGCCACCGAGTAACGCTACGCCCTGCAGCAGCAGCGCTACTCAACCGCGGCGGCGGCCACTCAATGTTTATATGTACGATTTGCGGATGAAGTATAATGTTGGAATGTTTAAAGGCCCGCATTACGATGGTCCTCCAGTGACGATCGAGACTCTGCCGGAGTTTCCGCATTATACTGGGTTAAGGAGACAACACACCGTGGAGTATTGGATGCTGGCTTCGTTGTTGTATCCTGAAAATGGGACGAGGCAGCAAGAGGCGGTTAGGGTTTTGAATCCGGATTCAGCTGATGTGTTCTTtgtaccttttttttcttcgttGAGCTATGATACTTATCATAATCAGGGGAATGAGACAGAGTCGAAGTTTGATGATCAACTGCAG GCTGAAATTGTTGACTTCTTACAAAAATCTAAATATTGGAAGAGGTCTGCTGGTCGAGATCATGTGATACCAATGCAACATCCAAATGCTTTCAAACATTACCGGGATAAG GAAGGGAAAGACCGTAAGCAGCTGGAAAAGATATTAAGTGGTCAAAAGGATGTTGTTTTTGAAGCAAATGGAGTCGCAGAGGGAGGTGTAATTGCA TCTACCAAGGGGATGCGTTCGTCAAAGTTCTGTCTAGATCCAGCAGGGGATACCCCATCATCTTGCCGCCTTTTTGATGCTATAGTTAGTCATTGTGTCCCTGTAATTGTGAGTGACAAAATTGAGCTACCTTATGAGGATGAAATAGACTACAACAAGTTCTCTATCTTCTTCTCACGCGAGGAGGCAAAGAAAGAAGGCTACATACTTGATCAGCTCAAGAGgatttctaaaacaaaatggCTTGAAATGTGGAGATATGTTAAGAACATTACACATCATTTTGAGTATCAGTACCCTCCAAAGAATGGCGATGCTGTAAGCATGCTATGGAGGCAAGTGAAGCACAAGCTTCCTGCTGTAAAACTTGCTGTACATAGAAACAGGAGGCTTAAAGTGCCAGATTGGTGGAGATAG